A window of Thunnus thynnus chromosome 17, fThuThy2.1, whole genome shotgun sequence contains these coding sequences:
- the poldip3 gene encoding polymerase delta-interacting protein 3, with amino-acid sequence MHACAVRQCEKMADVSLDEVIRQRGINTKVPAKRPMFGRGAGGTGKSFDARQKIGVGDVRQRLGGGTGFQVKDAREKLGQKDARFKIRGRGGAGGVQDARQMINSRKQGQNQFSVPAQTTQKTAVTHQLQSQTLVPQIQIHTINNLAGVNTRQFAPNVQGLTVRGSTTPQLSSNNKRMMDARDRLSLKRSIGGTQTQAAAATPFKITKTIQQHPVGMSAGIRAASQPISNEHAGTPSKQIKITTANNVLPSRPGTVGSAFSMSAPITKVVKNDAYTAPRPPVPVAPTRPNTSMAATRSSAPALQPVSRTLQQSTAETSKTPPTPPQPAFSPLEGTKITVNNLHPRVTEEDIVELFCVCGALKRARLVKVGVAEVVFVRKEDAVSAYRKYNNRCLDGQPMKCNLHIQGNVITSDQPILLRLSDTPGTGSGTKKDGLPPSLSRPAGQRASSQPTPEVDPQTILKALFKSTAQSTSTTEPPSSQATAFRIKI; translated from the exons ATGCACGCATGCGCAGTTAGACAGTGTGAGAAAATGGCAGACGTCTCTTTGGATGAAGTGATACGACAGCGCGGTATTAATACCAAGGTGCCCGCCAAACG ACCCATGTTTGGACGGGGTGCAGGAGGGACTGGCAAGAGTTTTGACGCCCGACAGAAGATCGGGGTTGGTGATGTCAGACAGCGACTTGGAGGAGGAACGG GGTTTCAAGTGAAAGATGCCAGAGAAAAGCTGGGTCAGAAGGATGCTCGTTTCAAAATCCGTGGGCggggaggagcaggaggagtgCAGGATGCTCGTCAGATGATCAACTCACGCAAACAGGGGCAGAATCAGTTCAGTGTCCCTGCACAGACCACGCAAAAGACAGCAGTAACACACCAACTACAGAGCCAGACACTTGTAccacagatacagatacacacCATCAACAATCTTGCTGGTGTGAACACAAGGCAGTTTGCCCCCAATGTACAAGGACTGACTGTGAGGGGAAGCACAACGCCTCAGCTGAGCAGTAATAACAAGAGAATGATGGATGCTCGTGACAGACTGAGCCTCAAGAGGAGCATTGGAGGGACGCAGACACAGGCAGCCGCTGCAACACCTTTTAAAATAACCAAGACCATCCAG CAACATCCAGTGGGGATGTCAGCTGGAATACGTGCAGCTTCACAG CCTATCTCAAATGAGCATGCTGGGACCCCcagtaaacaaataaagatCACTACTGCTAACAATGTGCTACCATCACGG CCTGGTACGGTGGGCTCCGCATTCTCCATGTCAGCCCCAATTACCAAGGTGGTTAAAAATGATGCTTACACAGCCCCACGTCCTCCTGTCCCCGTGGCTCCCACCCGGCCCAACACCAGCATGGCTGCCACCCGGTCCTCAGCTCCAGCCTTGCAGCCAGTCTCCAGGACCCTCCAGCAAAGCACAGCAGAAACCAGCAAAACACCTCCTACTCCCCCTCAG CCTGCATTCAGTCCTTTGGAGGGGACAAAAATAACGGTGAACAACCTGCATCCCCGGGTCACTGAGGAAGACATAGTT GaactgttctgtgtgtgtggtgcctTGAAGCGAGCGCGGCTGGTGAAGGTGGGCGTGGCTGAAGTGGTGTTTGTCCGTAAAGAGGACGCTGTGAGCGCATACAGGAAGTACAACAATCGCTGCCTGGACG GCCAACCAATGAAGTGTAACCTTCATATTCAGGGAAATGTCATCACTTCTGATCAGCCCATTCTATT GAGGCTCAGTGACACTCCAGGCACCGGCAGCGGTACAAAGAAAGACGGCCTGCCCCCCTCCTTGTCTCGCCCCGCCGGTCAGCGAGCCTCTTCTCAGCCCACTCCAGAGGTGGACCCCCAAACCATCCTCAAAGCTCTATTCAAGTCCACCGCACAGTCCACCTCCACCACTGAGCCCCCTAGCTCACAGGCCACCGCCTTTCGCATCAAGATATAG